Proteins found in one Abyssibius alkaniclasticus genomic segment:
- a CDS encoding quinone-dependent dihydroorotate dehydrogenase, whose product MKRLLMALGMPVLQRMEPELAHGFAISALRRGLVPTPGAFSTPRLETRLAGLNLPNPVGLAAGFDKNARAIAPLLQSGFGFIELGAATPRAQPGNPRPRLFRLREDQAVINRFGFNNDGAEAIAARLRARPKAGPGTGPGTGPGTGIVGLNLGANKDSANRAADFAQVLRICGPYVDFATVNVSSPNTEKLRDLQGKAALSALLAGVMEMRATLPRPIPVFLKIAPDLDLAALDDIAEIARESGLDAVIATNTTLARNGLTSPQSAEAGGLSGAPLFVPSTRILAELSQRLDGRIPLVGVGGIATGAQAYEKIRAGASAVQLYSALVYGGIGLVNTIARDLDALLQRDGYASVADAVGSGRSAWLAAANSIAG is encoded by the coding sequence ATGAAGCGGCTTTTGATGGCGCTGGGGATGCCGGTTTTACAACGGATGGAGCCTGAACTTGCGCATGGTTTCGCCATATCCGCGCTGCGGCGCGGGCTGGTGCCAACGCCCGGCGCCTTTTCCACCCCGCGGCTGGAAACCAGGCTTGCCGGGCTGAACCTGCCCAACCCCGTTGGCCTTGCGGCCGGGTTTGACAAGAACGCACGGGCCATTGCGCCGCTGCTGCAATCGGGCTTTGGCTTTATTGAACTTGGTGCCGCCACCCCGCGCGCGCAACCAGGCAACCCCAGGCCGCGCCTGTTTCGGCTGCGTGAAGATCAGGCAGTGATCAACCGGTTCGGTTTTAACAATGACGGGGCCGAGGCAATTGCGGCGCGGCTGCGGGCCCGCCCCAAAGCTGGCCCCGGCACTGGCCCCGGCACTGGCCCCGGCACTGGGATTGTCGGGCTGAACCTTGGGGCCAACAAGGACAGCGCCAACCGCGCGGCCGATTTCGCCCAGGTGCTGCGCATTTGCGGGCCGTATGTCGATTTTGCCACCGTCAATGTCTCCTCGCCCAATACCGAAAAACTGCGCGATTTGCAGGGCAAGGCGGCGCTTTCGGCGCTGCTGGCAGGCGTTATGGAGATGCGCGCCACCCTGCCCCGCCCTATCCCGGTCTTTCTCAAAATCGCCCCCGATCTGGATCTCGCCGCACTTGACGATATTGCCGAGATTGCGCGCGAAAGCGGGCTGGATGCGGTGATCGCCACCAACACGACACTGGCGCGCAACGGCTTGACCTCGCCCCAAAGCGCCGAGGCGGGCGGGCTTTCCGGCGCGCCCTTGTTCGTGCCCTCCACCCGCATATTGGCAGAGCTGTCGCAGCGGCTTGATGGGCGCATTCCGCTTGTGGGTGTGGGCGGCATTGCAACTGGCGCGCAGGCTTATGAAAAAATCCGCGCCGGGGCCAGCGCCGTGCAGCTTTATTCCGCGCTGGTCTATGGCGGAATCGGGCTGGTCAACACCATCGCCCGCGACCTTGATGCGCTTTTGCAGCGCGATGGCTATGCGTCGGTTGCCGATGCGGTGGGCAGCGGGCGCAGCGCCTGGCTTGCGGCGGCCAACTCTATCGCGGGGTAG
- a CDS encoding DUF952 domain-containing protein — translation MRIYKILHPAEMQALDASGETRGAPVDLADGFIHFSTAAQLGETLARHFAGASPLVLLAYEADDLGDALKWEPSRGGDLFPHLYAPLRRDQALWAKAIIHDGQAHVLPDGVA, via the coding sequence ATGCGCATTTACAAAATTCTTCACCCCGCTGAAATGCAGGCGCTGGATGCGAGCGGCGAAACCCGCGGCGCGCCGGTCGATCTGGCCGATGGCTTCATCCATTTTTCAACCGCCGCACAGTTGGGTGAAACTCTGGCGCGGCATTTTGCGGGGGCCTCGCCACTGGTGCTGCTCGCCTATGAGGCCGATGATCTGGGCGATGCCTTGAAATGGGAGCCCTCGCGCGGGGGCGATTTATTCCCGCATCTTTACGCGCCTTTGCGGCGCGATCAGGCGCTTTGGGCCAAGGCGATCATCCATGACGGGCAGGCACATGTGCTGCCAGACGGTGTGGCATGA
- a CDS encoding DMT family transporter, which translates to MNPLRGIFLKIASVVVFTAMATAIKTVAGDVPPGQTVFFRSLFAMPVILVWLAYSGHLRDGLATKNPMGHVWRGLVGTIAMGCGFTALGLLPLPEVTAIGYASPLLVVVFAAMFLGEQVRVFRISAVVLGMIGVLIIVGPRLSVIGTDQLDALQTLGVVITLAGATFAALAQIFVRKLITRESTPAIVFYFSLTATVLSLVTLPFGWVLPNASQAMLLVLAGLAGGVGQILLTNSYRHADASVIAPFEYSSMLLAIVIGMFLFDEVPTPTVLAGASIVVLAGLLIIWRERQLGLARSKARQSMTP; encoded by the coding sequence ATGAATCCGCTGCGCGGTATATTTCTGAAAATCGCCTCGGTTGTGGTGTTTACCGCAATGGCCACCGCGATCAAGACCGTTGCCGGCGATGTGCCACCGGGGCAGACGGTGTTCTTCCGCTCGCTTTTTGCCATGCCCGTCATACTGGTCTGGCTTGCCTATAGCGGGCATCTGCGCGACGGGCTGGCCACCAAAAACCCGATGGGCCATGTCTGGCGCGGGCTGGTCGGCACAATTGCAATGGGCTGCGGGTTTACCGCGCTTGGCCTGCTGCCCTTGCCCGAGGTTACGGCCATAGGCTATGCCTCGCCGTTGCTGGTGGTTGTGTTCGCCGCAATGTTTCTGGGCGAGCAGGTGCGGGTGTTCCGCATTTCAGCCGTGGTTCTGGGAATGATCGGCGTGCTGATCATCGTTGGCCCGCGGCTCAGCGTTATCGGCACCGACCAGCTAGATGCGCTGCAAACGCTTGGCGTGGTCATCACGCTGGCCGGGGCGACCTTTGCCGCCTTGGCACAGATTTTCGTGCGCAAGCTCATCACCAGGGAAAGCACACCGGCGATTGTGTTTTACTTCTCGCTGACCGCAACGGTGCTGTCCCTGGTCACATTGCCTTTCGGCTGGGTCTTGCCCAATGCCAGCCAGGCCATGCTGCTGGTTCTGGCGGGGTTGGCCGGCGGGGTGGGGCAAATCCTGCTTACCAACTCCTACCGCCATGCCGATGCTTCGGTCATTGCACCGTTCGAATATTCCTCCATGCTGCTGGCCATTGTCATTGGCATGTTCCTGTTTGACGAGGTGCCAACGCCAACTGTGCTGGCGGGCGCGTCAATCGTGGTGCTTGCAGGGCTGCTGATCATCTGGCGCGAACGCCAGCTTGGCCTTGCCCGCAGCAAAGCCCGCCAATCGATGACACCTTAA
- a CDS encoding bifunctional metallophosphatase/5'-nucleotidase encodes MIIRNLLMGASFAALGATAATAQYSLTILHTNDFHARFEPISAYDGPCSAEDNAAGECFGGSARLATAVAEARARSNNTILVDGGDQFQGTLFYTYYKGAMAAEFMNMLGYDAMTAGNHEFDDGPEVLRGFMDSLEFPVLMSNADYSGEPLLAGKLAKSTIIERGGEQIGLIGLTPRDTDELASPGPNVIFTEPADAVASEVAMLEEMGVNKIIVLSHSGYAVDMAVAAANPSVDVIVSGHTNTYLNSNDEDADGPYPTMVGSTAIVSAYAYGKYLGELNVTFDDNGVITEASGGPLVMDGNVPEDAAALARIAELAAPLEDIRNQVVARTSAAIDGDRTSCRAVECEMGNLVADAMLDRVAGQGVTIAIANGGGLRASIDAGEITMGEVLTVLPFQNTLATMQLTGAYVIEALENGVSQVEDGAGRFPQVAGLKFSFDLSMEPGSRVSDVMVADGDGWVPIDPEAVYGVVTNNYVRGGGDGYSTFAQNSMNPYDFGPNLENVVADFLAASGEYTPYTDGRITQK; translated from the coding sequence ATGATAATTCGTAACCTATTGATGGGGGCATCATTTGCTGCACTTGGCGCGACTGCTGCGACCGCCCAGTATTCGCTGACCATTTTACACACCAACGACTTTCACGCGCGGTTCGAACCTATTTCGGCCTATGACGGCCCCTGCTCGGCTGAAGATAATGCGGCAGGAGAATGCTTTGGCGGCTCAGCGCGCCTGGCCACGGCCGTGGCGGAGGCGCGTGCGCGCAGCAATAATACCATTCTTGTTGACGGGGGCGACCAGTTTCAGGGCACGCTGTTTTACACCTATTACAAGGGAGCGATGGCGGCCGAATTCATGAATATGCTGGGCTATGACGCCATGACAGCTGGCAACCACGAGTTTGACGATGGCCCCGAAGTGCTGCGCGGCTTCATGGATTCGCTGGAATTTCCGGTGCTGATGTCCAATGCCGATTATTCGGGCGAACCGCTGCTGGCGGGCAAGCTTGCGAAATCGACCATAATCGAACGTGGTGGCGAGCAGATCGGCCTGATCGGGCTGACCCCGCGTGACACGGATGAACTGGCAAGCCCCGGCCCGAATGTCATCTTCACCGAACCGGCCGATGCGGTGGCCAGCGAAGTGGCCATGCTTGAAGAGATGGGTGTGAACAAGATCATCGTGCTTAGCCATTCGGGCTATGCGGTCGATATGGCCGTGGCAGCGGCAAACCCTTCGGTTGACGTTATCGTGAGCGGCCATACCAATACCTATCTTAACAGCAATGACGAAGATGCCGATGGCCCCTATCCCACAATGGTTGGCAGCACAGCCATCGTCTCGGCCTATGCCTATGGCAAATATCTGGGCGAGTTGAATGTTACTTTTGATGATAACGGCGTGATCACGGAAGCCTCTGGCGGGCCGCTGGTGATGGATGGCAATGTGCCAGAAGATGCCGCCGCGCTTGCACGGATTGCCGAACTTGCGGCACCGCTCGAAGATATCCGCAACCAGGTTGTGGCCAGAACAAGCGCGGCGATTGATGGTGATCGCACCAGTTGCCGCGCCGTTGAATGCGAGATGGGCAACCTTGTGGCCGATGCCATGCTTGACCGCGTTGCAGGCCAGGGCGTGACCATTGCCATTGCCAATGGTGGCGGTCTGCGCGCCAGCATCGATGCGGGCGAAATTACGATGGGCGAAGTGCTGACCGTGCTGCCCTTCCAGAACACGCTGGCCACAATGCAGTTGACCGGCGCCTATGTCATCGAGGCGCTGGAAAACGGCGTCAGCCAGGTGGAAGATGGCGCTGGCCGCTTCCCGCAGGTTGCCGGGTTGAAGTTCAGCTTCGATCTGTCGATGGAACCAGGCTCACGCGTGAGCGATGTCATGGTTGCCGATGGCGATGGCTGGGTGCCGATCGACCCTGAAGCCGTATACGGCGTTGTCACCAACAACTATGTGCGCGGCGGTGGCGACGGGTATTCAACCTTCGCCCAAAACTCGATGAACCCCTATGATTTTGGCCCCAACCTTGAAAATGTCGTGGCCGATTTTCTGGCCGCATCGGGGGAATACACCCCCTATACCGACGGGCGTATCACCCAGAAATAG
- a CDS encoding MFS transporter, producing MQRLHFLTQNARWLLVPSLMTFGSGFGQTFFISLFAGEIRTEYALSHSAWSGYYAGGTLASALLMMLVGGMADRLPARRITLLVIVLFALSAGAMAGLPAVWALPVVIFGLRFCGQGMMGLLAMVFAGRWFVSSRGKVVAIASVGFSLGESIFPFVFVLVMGAFGWRSAWLVAAAVLLALGLLLARLMRVERQPAAANGANPQRQTGMNNVHWTRRTMLGNWVFWVGFPAFLVQPMVGTVFMFQQVHMVEIKGWALADFAALFPLYSLTGLVSVFVFGVLADRVRISWIMPFYLAPLALGMVVVVQGDGLQHAAIGLVLLGIMQGAGTTVSGVFWPEYYGTRNLGAIRSLATAIMVFATALGPLLSGIGLDSGLRYESQLYIMSGMALAGCLLLAIVALGTRRARA from the coding sequence ATGCAGCGGTTGCACTTCCTCACTCAGAATGCGCGCTGGCTGCTTGTGCCCAGCCTCATGACCTTTGGTTCCGGCTTTGGGCAGACGTTTTTCATTTCGCTCTTCGCGGGTGAAATTCGCACCGAATATGCCCTGAGCCATAGCGCCTGGAGCGGATATTACGCCGGTGGCACGCTTGCCTCGGCGCTGTTGATGATGCTGGTTGGCGGCATGGCCGACCGGCTGCCGGCCCGGCGCATAACGCTGCTGGTCATCGTGCTGTTTGCGCTGTCAGCCGGGGCAATGGCGGGGCTGCCTGCGGTTTGGGCGCTGCCGGTGGTCATTTTCGGGCTGCGCTTTTGCGGGCAGGGCATGATGGGGCTTTTGGCAATGGTCTTTGCCGGGCGCTGGTTTGTCAGCAGCCGCGGCAAGGTGGTGGCCATCGCCTCGGTCGGGTTCTCGCTTGGCGAATCCATCTTTCCCTTTGTCTTTGTGCTTGTCATGGGCGCGTTCGGCTGGCGTTCGGCATGGCTGGTGGCGGCGGCTGTTCTTTTGGCGCTTGGGCTGCTGCTGGCCCGCCTGATGCGGGTTGAACGCCAGCCAGCCGCCGCGAATGGCGCAAACCCGCAGCGCCAGACCGGCATGAACAATGTGCATTGGACCCGGCGCACCATGCTTGGCAACTGGGTGTTCTGGGTGGGGTTCCCGGCCTTTCTGGTGCAGCCGATGGTTGGCACGGTCTTCATGTTTCAACAGGTGCATATGGTGGAAATCAAGGGCTGGGCGCTGGCCGATTTTGCAGCACTCTTTCCGCTCTATTCGCTGACCGGGCTTGTTTCGGTTTTCGTGTTCGGCGTGCTGGCCGATCGTGTGCGCATTTCCTGGATCATGCCGTTCTATCTGGCGCCGCTGGCGCTTGGCATGGTCGTGGTCGTCCAGGGCGACGGGTTGCAGCACGCCGCCATCGGCCTTGTGCTGCTGGGCATCATGCAGGGCGCGGGCACCACGGTTTCAGGCGTGTTCTGGCCCGAATATTATGGCACGCGCAATCTTGGCGCCATCCGCTCGCTGGCCACAGCGATCATGGTGTTTGCCACCGCGCTTGGCCCCTTGCTCAGCGGCATCGGGCTTGATTCCGGGCTGCGCTATGAAAGCCAGCTTTACATCATGTCTGGCATGGCCCTTGCGGGTTGCCTGCTGCTGGCCATTGTCGCCCTTGGCACGCGGCGCGCGCGCGCCTAA
- a CDS encoding SOS response-associated peptidase, with product MCYRSVLTTPKQAVIEWFNAVGDDVPEQPPRRNIRPTQPLVAVRSANGQRRLSLLRWAFTPHWYKALNDGPPIMNARAETIAAKPAFADAVRHRRCLIPADGYYEWTSSEDDGGKDPWFIHAAGGQVMGFAGIWQAWRSPDGVLYEGCAIVTTAANARMSNLHARMPLVISPENYALWLGEAGHGAARLMQPGAEELLDYHRVDRAINGAKTDDRDYTRPLIANGNPRATAYL from the coding sequence ATGTGCTATCGCAGTGTTCTGACCACACCCAAACAGGCGGTGATCGAATGGTTCAACGCCGTTGGCGATGATGTGCCCGAACAGCCGCCGCGTCGCAACATCCGCCCCACGCAACCGCTTGTGGCCGTGCGCAGCGCCAATGGCCAGCGCCGCCTGTCGCTGCTACGCTGGGCCTTTACACCGCATTGGTACAAGGCGCTGAACGATGGCCCGCCGATCATGAATGCGCGCGCCGAAACCATTGCCGCCAAACCCGCCTTTGCCGATGCCGTGCGCCACCGCCGCTGCCTGATTCCCGCCGATGGATATTACGAGTGGACAAGTTCCGAGGATGATGGCGGCAAGGACCCGTGGTTCATTCACGCCGCAGGCGGGCAGGTCATGGGCTTTGCCGGTATCTGGCAGGCATGGCGCAGCCCGGACGGCGTGCTTTACGAGGGCTGCGCGATCGTGACGACCGCTGCCAATGCGCGCATGAGTAACCTGCACGCAAGAATGCCGCTGGTCATCTCGCCGGAAAACTATGCGCTTTGGCTGGGCGAGGCTGGGCATGGCGCGGCCCGTCTCATGCAGCCCGGCGCCGAAGAGCTTTTGGACTATCATCGTGTCGATCGCGCCATCAACGGTGCAAAAACCGATGATCGTGACTATACTCGCCCTCTAATTGCAAACGGCAACCCACGGGCGACTGCATATTTGTGA
- a CDS encoding primosomal protein N' (replication factor Y) - superfamily II helicase, producing the protein MSEQEAEHRFPCVECGSDLRFNPSRGALTCDYCGAEAPLEPLLSLEDSREELSYSAAISAEIPESEIEVTRIVKCESCGAQVELGGQDHAAECPFCASPIVVGTGTNRHLKPRAVLPFHVAEDTARDSVGAWLGRLWFAPNGLKTYARKGRRLQGIYVPYWTYDSETDSRYTGERGDHYYVTVTVNGKTQRQRRTRWSRRSGEVSRRFDDVLVLASQSLPKRYADNLAPWNLGALEPYAPAYLAGFRAEAYAVDVEQGFGEAQDIMDAVIRGDVRRDIGGDVQRIHSLDTTHRNVTFKHILLPIWLAAYKYRGNTYRLVVNGLTGKVQGERPYSAWKIAFAVVLGLIVAGGLAYVYSQGR; encoded by the coding sequence ATGAGCGAACAAGAGGCTGAACACCGCTTTCCTTGCGTGGAATGCGGATCGGATTTGCGGTTCAACCCCAGCCGTGGCGCGCTGACATGCGACTATTGCGGCGCAGAAGCCCCGCTTGAGCCGCTGCTCAGCCTTGAAGACTCGCGCGAGGAGCTGAGCTATTCGGCAGCCATTTCAGCCGAAATTCCGGAATCCGAAATTGAAGTGACCCGCATTGTAAAATGCGAAAGTTGCGGCGCGCAGGTCGAGCTTGGCGGCCAGGACCATGCCGCCGAATGCCCGTTCTGTGCCAGCCCCATTGTGGTTGGCACCGGCACCAACCGCCATTTGAAGCCCCGCGCCGTGCTGCCCTTTCACGTGGCCGAAGATACCGCGCGCGACAGTGTGGGCGCATGGCTTGGCCGGCTTTGGTTTGCGCCAAACGGGCTTAAGACCTATGCCCGCAAGGGGCGCCGCCTGCAGGGTATCTATGTGCCCTATTGGACCTATGATTCAGAAACCGACAGCCGCTATACCGGCGAGCGTGGCGACCATTATTATGTAACCGTAACCGTAAACGGCAAAACCCAGCGCCAGCGCCGCACCCGCTGGAGCCGCCGCAGCGGCGAGGTTTCGCGAAGATTTGACGATGTGCTTGTATTGGCCAGCCAAAGCCTGCCCAAACGCTATGCCGACAATCTGGCCCCCTGGAACCTGGGCGCGCTGGAGCCCTATGCCCCGGCCTATCTGGCAGGGTTTCGGGCCGAAGCCTATGCTGTGGATGTCGAGCAGGGTTTTGGCGAAGCGCAAGACATTATGGATGCCGTAATTCGCGGCGATGTGCGGCGCGATATTGGCGGCGATGTGCAGCGCATCCATTCGCTTGATACCACGCATCGCAACGTCACCTTCAAGCATATTCTGCTGCCGATATGGCTTGCAGCATACAAGTATCGTGGCAATACCTATCGGCTTGTCGTGAACGGGCTTACCGGCAAGGTGCAGGGCGAACGACCCTATTCGGCCTGGAAGATTGCCTTTGCGGTTGTTTTGGGGCTGATTGTGGCGGGCGGGCTGGCCTATGTCTACAGCCAGGGCCGCTAG
- a CDS encoding SPFH domain-containing protein, with amino-acid sequence MGIFDFLAGQFIDVIHWTDDTRDTLVWRFEREGHEIKYGAKLTVREGQVAAFVHEGQMADVFTPGLYMLETNNMPIMTSLQNWDHGFQSPFKSEIYFINTTRFQDLKWGTKNPIICRDPEFGAVRLRAFGTYTIRVKDAAKFMTEIVGTDGEFTTDEITMQIRNIIVARFSAAIAGSGIPVLDMAANTEDLGKLIADKVSPELANFGLEMPSFYIENISLPPEVEGMLDKRTSMGIVGDLNKFAQFSAAEAMGTAAANPGGAGAGMGAGLGMGMGMAMAGAAGPWGSAPAAAPAPAPAAAQPAPPPPPPAEHVWHIAENGETRGPFSKAALGRMAGAGSFARTTLVWTAGQDGWKPANEVAELAQLFTVMPPPPPPPAA; translated from the coding sequence ATGGGTATTTTTGATTTTCTCGCCGGCCAGTTTATCGACGTCATTCACTGGACCGACGACACGCGTGACACGCTGGTATGGCGGTTCGAGCGCGAAGGCCACGAAATCAAATACGGTGCAAAGCTGACGGTGCGCGAAGGCCAGGTCGCCGCCTTTGTGCATGAAGGCCAGATGGCCGATGTGTTCACACCCGGGCTTTACATGCTCGAAACCAACAACATGCCGATCATGACATCGCTGCAAAACTGGGATCACGGGTTCCAGTCGCCGTTCAAATCGGAAATCTACTTCATCAACACCACCCGTTTCCAGGATTTGAAATGGGGCACGAAAAACCCGATCATCTGCCGCGATCCGGAATTTGGCGCCGTGCGGCTGCGCGCCTTTGGCACCTATACGATTCGTGTCAAGGATGCCGCCAAGTTCATGACAGAGATTGTTGGCACCGATGGTGAATTCACCACCGATGAAATTACCATGCAGATCCGCAATATCATCGTAGCGCGGTTTTCGGCGGCGATTGCGGGCAGCGGCATTCCGGTGCTGGATATGGCCGCCAATACCGAAGACCTTGGCAAGCTGATTGCCGACAAGGTCAGCCCGGAACTGGCCAATTTCGGGCTGGAAATGCCTTCGTTCTACATCGAGAATATTTCACTGCCGCCCGAGGTTGAAGGGATGCTGGACAAGCGCACCTCGATGGGGATTGTCGGCGATCTGAACAAATTCGCGCAGTTTTCGGCAGCCGAAGCAATGGGCACCGCTGCTGCCAACCCCGGCGGTGCCGGCGCTGGCATGGGCGCCGGGCTTGGCATGGGTATGGGCATGGCAATGGCCGGTGCAGCCGGCCCCTGGGGTTCGGCCCCTGCCGCCGCCCCGGCCCCGGCCCCAGCTGCGGCGCAACCCGCCCCACCACCGCCGCCCCCGGCCGAACATGTGTGGCATATTGCCGAAAATGGCGAAACGCGCGGCCCGTTTTCCAAGGCGGCGCTGGGGCGCATGGCCGGGGCTGGCAGTTTCGCGCGCACAACGCTTGTCTGGACCGCCGGACAGGATGGCTGGAAGCCCGCCAATGAGGTGGCCGAACTTGCGCAACTGTTTACAGTCATGCCACCGCCCCCACCCCCGCCCGCAGCCTGA
- a CDS encoding toxic anion resistance protein encodes MSEDIRAKAETALAEVEKVTKVLLPEPKGELIVIDQASDDEKAAIAKRIAELDMSNTQSIIAFGSAAQSELQVISQEMLAGVRNKDVGPAGASLREMVTSLRGFSVDELDPNRKLSWWERLLGRAKPVAEFMARYETVQGQIDNITNRLLEHEHGLLKDIKSLDKLYEKTLDFYDELALYIAAGEEKLKTLDETDIPAKEKEVEAAPEDDGVIRAQELRDLRAARDDLERRVHDLKLTRQVTMQSLPSIRLVQENDKSLVTKINSTLVNTVPLWETQLAQAITIQRSRDAAKVVREANDLTNELLTKNAENLKMANREVRAEMERGIFDIEAIKKANADLIETIEDSLRIADEGKAKRAEAEKELQVMESELKNTLAAAKAKGSASGYNIGEAAG; translated from the coding sequence ATGTCCGAAGATATCCGCGCCAAGGCCGAAACCGCATTGGCCGAGGTCGAAAAAGTGACCAAGGTGCTTTTGCCCGAACCCAAGGGCGAATTGATCGTCATCGATCAGGCATCGGATGATGAAAAGGCCGCCATTGCCAAACGCATTGCCGAACTGGACATGAGCAACACGCAATCCATCATCGCCTTTGGTTCGGCCGCGCAAAGCGAATTGCAGGTCATATCGCAAGAAATGCTGGCCGGGGTGCGCAACAAGGATGTGGGCCCGGCGGGGGCATCTTTGCGCGAAATGGTCACAAGTCTGCGCGGCTTTTCGGTCGATGAACTGGACCCGAACCGCAAGCTGAGCTGGTGGGAACGCCTGCTTGGCCGCGCCAAGCCCGTGGCCGAGTTCATGGCGCGCTATGAAACCGTGCAGGGCCAGATCGACAATATCACCAACCGCCTGCTGGAGCATGAACACGGGCTGCTGAAAGACATCAAATCGCTCGACAAGCTCTATGAAAAGACCCTCGATTTTTATGACGAGCTGGCGCTTTACATCGCGGCTGGCGAGGAAAAGCTGAAAACCCTTGACGAGACGGACATCCCCGCCAAGGAAAAAGAGGTCGAGGCCGCGCCCGAAGATGATGGCGTGATCCGCGCCCAGGAGTTGCGCGATTTGCGCGCCGCGCGTGATGATCTGGAGCGCCGCGTGCATGACCTGAAACTCACCCGTCAGGTGACGATGCAATCGCTCCCCTCGATCCGGCTGGTGCAGGAAAACGACAAATCGCTGGTCACCAAAATCAACAGCACATTGGTGAATACCGTGCCACTGTGGGAAACCCAGCTTGCCCAGGCCATCACCATCCAGCGTTCGCGCGATGCGGCCAAGGTCGTGCGCGAGGCCAATGACCTGACCAACGAGCTGCTCACCAAAAACGCCGAAAACCTGAAAATGGCCAACCGCGAAGTGCGCGCGGAAATGGAGCGCGGGATTTTCGATATCGAGGCCATCAAGAAGGCCAATGCCGACCTGATTGAAACGATCGAGGACAGCCTGCGCATTGCCGATGAAGGCAAGGCCAAGCGCGCCGAAGCCGAAAAAGAGCTGCAGGTCATGGAGTCCGAGCTGAAAAACACGCTCGCCGCGGCCAAGGCCAAAGGCAGCGCCTCGGGTTATAATATCGGCGAAGCTGCCGGCTGA
- a CDS encoding 5-bromo-4-chloroindolyl phosphate hydrolysis family protein, giving the protein MAQRFGGEHSPKPNPATTQPRARAFAGRAAQPSRIRVTLIYIAAMPLLLAALFRMFGGNAFAMLGDLAGFALVVGGAALLGEGIRAEAAYNARKMARPPAIPRKVFGSISIGLGICVAALFGWGLGVFSALAFGGVAFGASLLSFGFDPMRKKGMAGVDDFTVNRVATAVEQAEVTVRQMIEAAARIPDRVLEGRIDALAVAAREMFRVVEDDPRDLSAARKFMTVYLAGARDATLKYADLARRGSNASARADFEALLGDLEQSFEAQREKLLEDNRSDLDVEIEVLRERLQREGVNAQ; this is encoded by the coding sequence ATGGCGCAGCGTTTTGGCGGCGAGCATAGCCCAAAGCCCAACCCCGCAACCACGCAGCCCCGCGCGCGCGCCTTTGCAGGCCGAGCCGCGCAACCTTCGCGCATTCGCGTTACGCTCATTTATATAGCCGCCATGCCGTTGCTGCTTGCCGCGCTGTTTCGCATGTTTGGCGGCAACGCCTTTGCCATGCTGGGCGATCTTGCGGGCTTTGCGCTAGTCGTTGGGGGTGCTGCGCTTTTGGGCGAAGGTATTAGGGCCGAAGCCGCCTATAACGCCCGCAAAATGGCGCGCCCCCCTGCCATTCCGCGCAAAGTGTTTGGCAGCATTTCCATTGGCCTTGGCATTTGCGTTGCGGCGCTGTTTGGCTGGGGTCTTGGCGTGTTCAGCGCACTTGCATTTGGCGGGGTTGCCTTTGGCGCAAGCCTGCTTAGCTTCGGGTTCGATCCGATGCGCAAAAAGGGCATGGCCGGGGTGGATGATTTTACCGTAAACCGCGTGGCCACGGCTGTTGAGCAGGCCGAAGTGACCGTGCGCCAGATGATTGAGGCTGCCGCGCGCATTCCCGACCGGGTGCTGGAGGGCCGCATCGATGCGCTGGCCGTGGCCGCGCGCGAAATGTTCCGTGTGGTGGAAGATGACCCGCGTGATTTGTCGGCCGCGCGCAAATTCATGACCGTCTATCTGGCGGGCGCGCGCGATGCCACGCTCAAATATGCCGATCTTGCGCGCCGGGGCAGCAATGCCAGCGCGCGCGCCGATTTTGAAGCCCTGCTTGGCGACCTTGAACAAAGTTTTGAAGCCCAGCGCGAAAAGCTGCTAGAAGATAACCGCAGCGATTTGGACGTTGAAATAGAAGTATTACGCGAAAGATTGCAACGAGAGGGCGTTAACGCCCAATAA